One Flavobacterium sp. 90 DNA segment encodes these proteins:
- a CDS encoding DUF420 domain-containing protein — protein MEDHSLEKKYSKLIIAVSIVIPTLVAILFAVKLKDFGINVEPLSFLPPIYATTNGITAIVLVWAVIAIKNGKRKLHERLMTFAIALSLAFLAMYVAYHMTADSTKFGDLNHDGILDLAETAKIGSLRYVYFLILITHILLSIVIIPLVLISYVRAISERFDRHKKIAKITFPLWLYVAVTGVVVYLMIAPYYA, from the coding sequence ATGGAAGATCATTCATTAGAAAAAAAGTATAGCAAGCTTATTATTGCCGTTTCAATTGTAATACCAACTTTGGTTGCAATATTATTCGCGGTAAAATTAAAAGATTTTGGAATCAATGTAGAACCGCTTTCATTTTTGCCTCCAATTTATGCCACTACAAATGGTATAACGGCAATTGTATTAGTTTGGGCTGTAATTGCTATTAAAAACGGAAAACGTAAATTACATGAGCGTTTAATGACTTTTGCAATAGCATTATCGCTTGCATTTTTAGCCATGTATGTTGCGTATCATATGACGGCTGATTCAACTAAGTTTGGAGATTTAAATCACGATGGAATTCTTGATTTAGCTGAAACTGCTAAAATTGGTTCATTGCGTTATGTTTATTTCCTGATTTTAATAACCCATATTTTATTGTCTATCGTGATTATTCCGCTGGTATTAATCTCTTATGTGAGAGCGATTTCAGAACGATTTGATAGACATAAAAAAATAGCTAAAATAACTTTTCCGCTTTGGTTATACGTTGCGGTAACTGGTGTTGTAGTTTACTTAATGATTGCTCCTTATTATGCTTAA
- a CDS encoding SCO family protein, with product MFKNKSYIGISFIVLIFGIYAVPKIVDRIKNGEVVKGNRLDNVGLKSSKSDSKLLTIGPAPKFELTNQDNAKVSNATYKGKVYVLEFFFTTCPSICPKMNLSMLEIEKTFFGNPNFGIVSITIDPVHDTPQVLKDHAKLLGAKSSNWNFLTGDRATIMDLSNKGFNLYAGENSKVNGGFEHSGLFALIDKDGNIRCRKDDFGNPILYYDGLDKKGVREIQEDIKILLEE from the coding sequence ATGTTTAAAAATAAATCATATATCGGAATTTCGTTTATTGTTTTAATCTTCGGAATTTATGCTGTGCCAAAAATCGTGGACAGAATAAAAAATGGAGAAGTGGTAAAAGGAAACCGTTTAGATAATGTAGGTTTGAAATCTTCGAAATCAGATAGTAAATTACTAACAATTGGTCCGGCTCCTAAATTTGAATTAACAAATCAGGATAATGCTAAAGTTTCAAATGCAACGTACAAAGGAAAAGTATATGTTTTGGAATTTTTCTTCACAACTTGCCCGTCAATTTGTCCAAAGATGAATTTGAGCATGTTAGAAATTGAGAAAACCTTTTTTGGGAATCCTAATTTCGGAATTGTTTCTATAACTATAGATCCGGTTCATGATACTCCGCAAGTTTTAAAAGATCATGCTAAGCTTTTGGGAGCAAAATCTTCAAATTGGAATTTCCTTACGGGAGACAGAGCAACGATTATGGATTTGTCTAACAAAGGATTTAATCTTTATGCTGGCGAAAATTCTAAAGTAAACGGAGGATTTGAACATTCAGGTTTGTTTGCTTTAATTGATAAAGACGGAAATATTCGTTGTAGAAAAGATGATTTCGGAAATCCAATTTTATACTATGACGGACTTGATAAAAAAGGAGTAAGAGAAATTCAGGAGGATATTAAAATATTATTAGAAGAATAA
- a CDS encoding cytochrome C oxidase subunit IV family protein, producing MSHEHVSNTKRIWFVFALLSAVTTVEVILGIIKPGVLEFNHFVGLNLLNWIFYILTIFKAYYIVWAFMHMEGEKSSLRWSVVSPVIFLVLYLLFILLTEGHYIYGVFKDSTIKWNF from the coding sequence ATGTCACACGAACACGTATCAAATACAAAGAGAATCTGGTTTGTTTTTGCATTATTATCTGCAGTAACTACAGTAGAAGTTATTCTTGGTATTATTAAACCGGGAGTATTAGAGTTTAATCATTTTGTAGGTTTGAATTTATTGAACTGGATATTTTATATCCTTACAATATTCAAAGCATATTATATAGTATGGGCATTTATGCACATGGAAGGTGAAAAAAGCAGCCTTAGATGGTCAGTTGTTTCACCAGTTATTTTCCTAGTTTTATATTTATTGTTTATTCTTTTGACAGAAGGACATTATATTTATGGGGTTTTTAAAGATTCTACTATTAAATGGAATTTTTAA
- a CDS encoding cytochrome c oxidase subunit 3: MEATVTTANNDEKTWGGGDIQPLGASYGKMMMWFFIVSDALTFSGFLAAYGFSRFKFIETWPLADEVFTHFPFMHGVSAPMYYVALMTFILIFSSVTMVLAVDAGHQLKKTKVAIYMFLTIIGGLIFVGSQAWEWKNFIKGEYGAVETVGGSLLQFVDKDGKRVALEEFAVKLPAQPEELTRAKGKWFMESAETVPTYSVAEIQAGFKAHPDLLIRTEQLTDKKKKTVLTRAESETRLSTAKYVVEGANLTRNEYGSKLFADFFFFITGFHGFHVFSGVIINIIIFFNVLLGTYEKRRSYEMVEKVGLYWHFVDLVWVFVFTVFYLV; the protein is encoded by the coding sequence ATGGAAGCGACAGTTACTACTGCAAATAACGACGAAAAAACTTGGGGAGGCGGAGATATCCAGCCATTAGGAGCAAGTTATGGTAAAATGATGATGTGGTTTTTTATCGTATCGGATGCCTTAACATTCTCTGGATTCCTTGCTGCTTATGGTTTTTCTAGATTTAAATTTATTGAAACTTGGCCTTTGGCTGACGAAGTGTTTACTCACTTCCCATTTATGCATGGTGTTTCGGCTCCAATGTATTATGTAGCCTTAATGACTTTTATTTTAATTTTCTCATCTGTAACAATGGTTTTGGCTGTTGACGCAGGTCACCAATTGAAAAAAACAAAAGTTGCAATCTACATGTTCTTAACTATTATTGGAGGTTTAATTTTCGTTGGTTCTCAAGCTTGGGAATGGAAAAACTTCATTAAAGGTGAATACGGAGCAGTAGAAACAGTAGGAGGAAGTTTATTGCAGTTTGTTGATAAAGACGGTAAAAGAGTAGCTCTTGAAGAGTTTGCGGTAAAATTACCAGCACAACCAGAAGAGCTTACAAGAGCAAAAGGTAAATGGTTTATGGAAAGTGCTGAAACAGTACCTACATATTCAGTTGCTGAAATTCAGGCAGGTTTTAAAGCGCATCCTGATTTATTGATCAGAACAGAACAACTTACTGATAAAAAGAAAAAAACAGTATTGACAAGAGCAGAGTCTGAGACTCGCTTAAGTACTGCAAAATATGTAGTAGAAGGAGCAAACTTAACTAGAAATGAATACGGAAGTAAATTATTTGCTGATTTCTTCTTCTTCATTACAGGATTCCACGGATTCCACGTATTTTCTGGAGTAATCATTAACATCATTATTTTCTTTAATGTATTGTTAGGAACTTACGAGAAAAGAAGAAGCTATGAAATGGTAGAGAAAGTTGGTTTATACTGGCACTTTGTCGATTTAGTTTGGGTATTTGTATTTACAGTTTTCTACTTAGTTTAA
- a CDS encoding cytochrome c oxidase subunit 3: protein MEMTMTKGEEQVRSAKSAKLILLFAMVSMTMMFAGLTSAFVVSKSRADWLKNFELPTAFFYSTAVIIGCSVTFYLAKKAIQKDNRSATTALLLGTLALGILFVVLQFVGFGQIVKSGYYFTGEGSSITTTFLYVVTVTHLLHLAGGLISLLIIIYNHFKQKYNSTQTLGIELGAMYWHFLDLLWVYLFLFLYFFK from the coding sequence ATGGAAATGACAATGACAAAAGGCGAGGAACAAGTAAGGAGCGCAAAATCGGCAAAACTGATTTTGTTATTCGCAATGGTAAGTATGACAATGATGTTTGCCGGACTTACAAGTGCGTTTGTAGTAAGTAAATCAAGAGCTGACTGGTTGAAGAATTTTGAATTACCAACAGCGTTTTTTTACAGCACAGCAGTAATTATAGGATGTAGTGTTACTTTTTATCTGGCTAAAAAAGCAATTCAAAAAGATAACAGAAGCGCAACTACAGCGTTGCTTTTAGGAACATTGGCTTTAGGGATTTTATTTGTGGTTTTGCAATTTGTAGGTTTTGGACAAATCGTAAAAAGCGGGTATTATTTCACAGGAGAAGGTAGTTCAATTACTACAACTTTTCTTTATGTAGTAACGGTTACACACTTATTACACTTGGCTGGAGGGCTAATTTCACTTTTAATTATAATTTATAATCATTTTAAACAAAAATACAATTCGACTCAAACTCTTGGTATAGAACTAGGTGCGATGTATTGGCACTTTTTGGATTTATTATGGGTATATTTATTTTTATTTTTATATTTCTTTAAATAA
- the cyoE gene encoding heme o synthase: MNATKNTFSIKSIFNDFKEITKAGLAISVLFSSIAGYLLGVNDAHPFKWSVLIVLMIGGYCMVGASNAFNQVIERDIDSLMDRTKNRPVPSGRMSPKVALFVASLLTIIGITLLYTINAKSAMFAAISIFLYTSIYTPLKTVTSLSVFVGAFPGAIPFMLGWVAATGEFGIEAGTLFLIQFFWQFPHFWAIGWFLYEDYEKAGIFMLPTGKKDKGTALQIILYTVWLIIASLLPVLGYTGQLFITPIAAILVFLLGLWMLFYAVRLYQLRTAKAARTLMLVSVSYISLLQIIYIVDKFLR, encoded by the coding sequence TTGAACGCTACTAAAAATACATTTTCAATAAAATCAATATTTAACGATTTCAAAGAGATAACAAAGGCTGGTTTGGCTATTAGTGTGTTGTTTTCTTCTATTGCCGGATATTTGTTAGGAGTTAATGATGCACATCCTTTTAAATGGAGTGTCTTGATTGTTTTGATGATTGGCGGTTATTGCATGGTTGGAGCATCTAATGCTTTTAATCAGGTAATCGAAAGAGATATAGATTCTTTAATGGATCGTACTAAAAATCGTCCGGTTCCTTCTGGGCGTATGTCACCAAAAGTGGCTTTGTTTGTAGCAAGTTTGCTTACAATAATTGGAATAACTTTATTGTATACAATCAACGCGAAGTCGGCAATGTTTGCTGCAATTTCAATATTTTTATATACAAGTATTTATACACCTTTAAAAACAGTAACTTCGTTATCAGTTTTTGTTGGTGCTTTCCCGGGTGCAATTCCGTTTATGTTAGGCTGGGTTGCTGCAACAGGAGAATTTGGTATTGAAGCCGGAACCTTGTTTTTGATTCAGTTTTTCTGGCAATTCCCTCATTTTTGGGCAATTGGATGGTTTTTATATGAAGATTACGAGAAAGCTGGGATTTTTATGCTTCCAACAGGAAAAAAAGACAAAGGAACTGCTTTACAGATTATATTATATACAGTTTGGCTTATCATAGCGTCATTATTGCCGGTTTTAGGATATACAGGACAATTGTTTATTACGCCAATAGCTGCGATTTTAGTGTTTTTGTTAGGATTGTGGATGTTGTTTTATGCAGTTCGGTTGTATCAATTAAGAACCGCAAAAGCAGCAAGAACATTGATGTTGGTAAGTGTTTCGTATATCTCATTATTGCAAATAATATATATAGTAGATAAATTTTTAAGATAG